The proteins below are encoded in one region of Lytechinus pictus isolate F3 Inbred chromosome 11, Lp3.0, whole genome shotgun sequence:
- the LOC129271050 gene encoding glutathione peroxidase 7-like isoform X1 produces the protein MNFHRVFVLLVVFITIDFNCCHGRREWHNSFYDFTVKNIDGKRVRLEKYRGTPSLVVNVASECGYTDRTYHELVELSKDPQFEGRLNILAFPSNSFYQELQSNEEIKRYVKALYDVEFPLFAKVEVIGHGADPAWQFLTSNAHQEPTWNFWKYLVDSDGQVKGAWGQDTPVHSLYSELLDEAIMAEPYRYRHSHFDDEF, from the exons ATGAATTTTCATCGAGTATTTGTTCTTTTGGTAGTGTTCATAACGATAGATTTCAACTGTTGTCATGGGAGAAGGGAGTGGCATAACAGTTTTTATGACTTCACGGTGAAAAACATCGACGGGAAGCGGGTTCGCCTTGAAAAATACCGTGGCACG CCATCCCTTGTTGTGAACGTAGCCAGCGAGTGCGGCTACACTGATAGGACCTACCATGAACTGGTGGAGCTCAGTAAAGATCCGCAGTTTGAAGGTCGCCTCAACATCCTGGCATTTCCTTCTAACTCGTTCTACCAGGAGCTGCAATCCAACGAGGAGATCAAACGCTATGTCAAGGCCTTGTACGATGTGGAGTTTCCTCTCTTTGCTAAAGTTGAGGTGATTGGGCATGGTGCGGACCCGGCTTGGCAGTTCCTTACCT CAAATGCCCACCAAGAGCCGACATGGAACTTCTGGAAGTACTTGGTAGATTCAGACGGACAGGTCAAAGGCGCCTGGGGCCAAGATACTCCTGTCCATAGCTTATACAGTGAACTCCTGGACGAAGCAATCATGGCCGAACCTTACCGCTACCGTCACTCCCACTTTGACGATGAGTTCTGA
- the LOC129271050 gene encoding glutathione peroxidase 7-like isoform X2 produces the protein MHCQLGLALPQGSSDVHYRYTTLHLPEHQDSELVRILRVAKPSLVVNVASECGYTDRTYHELVELSKDPQFEGRLNILAFPSNSFYQELQSNEEIKRYVKALYDVEFPLFAKVEVIGHGADPAWQFLTSNAHQEPTWNFWKYLVDSDGQVKGAWGQDTPVHSLYSELLDEAIMAEPYRYRHSHFDDEF, from the exons ATGCATTGTCAGCTTGGGCTGGCCTTACCTCAAGGCTCAAGTGAtgttcactaccgctacacaacgctccacctacccgaacatcaagACAGTGAACTCGTTCGGATTCTCCGAGTGGCAAAG CCATCCCTTGTTGTGAACGTAGCCAGCGAGTGCGGCTACACTGATAGGACCTACCATGAACTGGTGGAGCTCAGTAAAGATCCGCAGTTTGAAGGTCGCCTCAACATCCTGGCATTTCCTTCTAACTCGTTCTACCAGGAGCTGCAATCCAACGAGGAGATCAAACGCTATGTCAAGGCCTTGTACGATGTGGAGTTTCCTCTCTTTGCTAAAGTTGAGGTGATTGGGCATGGTGCGGACCCGGCTTGGCAGTTCCTTACCT CAAATGCCCACCAAGAGCCGACATGGAACTTCTGGAAGTACTTGGTAGATTCAGACGGACAGGTCAAAGGCGCCTGGGGCCAAGATACTCCTGTCCATAGCTTATACAGTGAACTCCTGGACGAAGCAATCATGGCCGAACCTTACCGCTACCGTCACTCCCACTTTGACGATGAGTTCTGA